From the Candidatus Bathyarchaeota archaeon genome, one window contains:
- a CDS encoding isopropylmalate synthase, with amino-acid sequence MKLDDFFFKMPRLQTDPIIDDTTLRDGAQMPGIAIKPLDAAKIAQLLCDIGAERLELFHYQEPDKQAAKLILDLKLPCQIAGWCRCLKDDIDSAIDMGFEEVGISHPVSYLHLRSKWRNKTDEELMANAVDVVEYAAKTHGLRTFIHGEDGTRADWNFEKKFVNAMADAGAKCYRVCDTVGIGLPEADAPLPIGIPAKIKALKKETRIEALEIHMHDDFGNAVANTLAAVRAASGLWDKIYINTTYLGIGERAGNAETEKILLNLYLHYGVKKYEGKTQKFKQIADFISQATGFVVPSNKAIVGEYGFTHESGIHTYGVLSNPWTYEPYPPELVGNTRHLTIGKQSGKGIIKHKIIEVTGNYPNNETLAAVVREVKAIYANGKRESLKEEEFKKILQNLSLLPRSENRESAAAADLRMDIPA; translated from the coding sequence ATGAAACTGGATGATTTTTTCTTCAAAATGCCCCGCCTCCAAACCGACCCCATCATCGACGACACTACCCTTCGCGACGGCGCTCAAATGCCAGGCATAGCCATAAAGCCCCTTGACGCCGCAAAGATTGCGCAGTTGCTTTGCGACATAGGCGCGGAACGCTTGGAGCTGTTTCATTATCAAGAGCCTGACAAGCAAGCCGCCAAACTCATCTTGGACCTAAAGTTGCCTTGCCAAATCGCGGGTTGGTGCCGATGCCTCAAAGACGACATAGACAGCGCCATAGACATGGGGTTTGAAGAGGTTGGCATTTCGCATCCAGTTTCCTATCTTCATTTGCGGTCGAAATGGAGAAACAAAACCGACGAAGAACTCATGGCAAACGCGGTGGACGTGGTGGAGTACGCAGCTAAAACGCATGGTTTGCGAACGTTCATACACGGCGAAGACGGCACCCGCGCAGACTGGAACTTTGAGAAAAAATTCGTTAACGCCATGGCAGATGCAGGAGCAAAATGCTACAGAGTCTGCGACACCGTCGGAATTGGACTCCCCGAAGCCGACGCGCCCTTGCCAATTGGAATTCCCGCGAAAATCAAAGCCCTCAAAAAAGAAACACGCATCGAGGCTTTGGAGATTCACATGCACGATGACTTTGGCAACGCCGTAGCAAATACGTTGGCGGCGGTTCGGGCGGCTTCGGGTCTGTGGGATAAGATTTACATTAACACGACGTATCTGGGCATTGGCGAGCGCGCGGGAAACGCGGAAACCGAGAAAATCCTGCTTAACTTGTACTTGCATTATGGCGTCAAAAAATACGAGGGCAAAACCCAGAAATTCAAGCAAATCGCCGACTTCATCAGCCAAGCCACAGGCTTTGTGGTTCCCTCAAACAAAGCCATCGTAGGCGAATACGGCTTCACCCACGAATCAGGCATACACACCTACGGCGTCCTAAGCAACCCCTGGACCTACGAACCCTACCCACCCGAACTAGTCGGTAACACACGGCACCTAACCATAGGCAAACAATCAGGCAAAGGCATAATCAAACACAAAATCATTGAAGTCACAGGCAACTACCCCAACAACGAAACCCTAGCCGCCGTTGTTCGCGAAGTCAAAGCAATCTACGCAAACGGCAAACGCGAATCCCTCAAAGAAGAAGAATTCAAAAAAATCCTCCAAAACCTTAGCTTACTGCCCCGCAGCGAGAACCGCGAGAGCGCAGCAGCCGCAGATTTGCGCATGGACATACCCGCGTAG
- a CDS encoding nitrogenase component I subunit alpha: protein MPFVLPECDKTVPERKKHIYLKHESDEFAIPACNISTIPGDITERGCTYAGCRGVVGGPVKDVIHLQHGPIGCAYYTWGTRQHIAKGTDFHLANIFSTDLRESNIVFGGEKKLYDAILESSKAFPQAQGVFVYATCVAGLIGDDIEAVAKRASKAIGKPVVAFNCPGFRGVSQSLGHHIGNQVLFDTVVGTEELTEKTPYDINLVGEYNIKGDDWLILSLLEKVGLRVVCTFTGDASIHDIAKMHEAKLNVIRCARSAKYIAEMMQEKYGTPFMEVDLYGIEQTANDLRKIAKFFGLEEKAEQVIAEEIAEIKPAIDFYKEKFKGKKVMVYQGGPRSWHWAQPMEELGMQIVVAATTFGHEDDYEKIVKRCRHGTLVIDNPNAPELEEAMRKYKPDLFISGMKEKYLAHKFGVPFLNGHNYESSGGYMVFKGLVKFAEDIYKALYAPAWKFVRKEPQEPQEAPAETAPAVEVAQ, encoded by the coding sequence ATGCCGTTTGTTTTACCTGAATGTGATAAAACTGTACCGGAAAGAAAAAAACACATATACCTAAAACATGAAAGCGACGAATTTGCGATTCCAGCGTGCAACATAAGCACCATCCCCGGAGACATAACTGAGAGGGGCTGCACCTACGCAGGATGCAGGGGCGTAGTTGGAGGACCAGTAAAAGACGTGATTCACCTCCAGCATGGACCCATCGGATGCGCCTACTATACATGGGGCACGCGACAGCACATAGCGAAAGGAACCGACTTCCACTTAGCAAACATTTTCTCCACAGACCTGCGCGAGTCAAACATTGTCTTTGGAGGCGAAAAAAAACTCTACGACGCCATCTTGGAATCTAGCAAAGCCTTCCCCCAAGCACAGGGCGTTTTCGTGTACGCGACCTGCGTTGCAGGGCTAATCGGAGACGATATTGAAGCGGTGGCGAAGCGTGCAAGCAAAGCCATAGGCAAACCCGTAGTCGCATTCAACTGCCCCGGCTTTAGAGGCGTAAGCCAAAGCCTAGGGCACCACATAGGAAACCAAGTGCTCTTCGACACTGTCGTTGGCACCGAAGAACTCACCGAAAAAACCCCCTACGACATAAACCTTGTCGGCGAATACAACATCAAAGGCGACGACTGGCTAATCCTCTCGCTACTCGAAAAAGTTGGGCTGCGCGTAGTGTGCACCTTCACAGGCGACGCATCCATACATGACATAGCCAAAATGCACGAAGCCAAACTAAACGTCATACGCTGCGCCCGCTCAGCAAAATACATAGCCGAAATGATGCAAGAAAAATACGGAACCCCCTTTATGGAAGTTGACCTCTACGGCATAGAACAAACCGCCAACGACCTGCGCAAAATCGCCAAGTTCTTTGGACTAGAAGAAAAAGCCGAGCAAGTCATAGCTGAGGAAATCGCCGAAATAAAACCCGCCATAGACTTCTACAAGGAGAAATTTAAGGGCAAAAAGGTGATGGTGTATCAGGGTGGTCCGCGTAGTTGGCACTGGGCACAGCCGATGGAGGAGTTGGGCATGCAAATCGTCGTTGCCGCAACCACTTTTGGGCATGAGGATGACTACGAAAAAATTGTGAAACGCTGCCGCCACGGAACCCTCGTTATCGACAACCCCAACGCGCCTGAACTTGAAGAAGCCATGCGCAAATACAAACCCGACCTGTTCATCTCAGGCATGAAAGAAAAGTACCTCGCCCACAAATTTGGCGTACCCTTCCTTAACGGACACAACTATGAGAGCAGCGGCGGCTACATGGTCTTCAAAGGCTTAGTCAAATTCGCAGAAGACATCTACAAAGCCCTCTACGCACCCGCATGGAAGTTCGTGCGCAAAGAACCCCAAGAACCCCAAGAAGCACCCGCAGAAACAGCCCCAGCAGTGGAGGTTGCGCAGTAG
- a CDS encoding radical SAM protein, which translates to MQNSVIAQLEYERRQKSRAQKVKEHPCYGEGAHFKFGRVHLPVVAGCNIGCNYCVRKFDCVNESKPGITSKIITPQQAIERVRCAIKAEPRIRVVGIAGPGEPLSSEATFETLALVQKEFPHLKRCLSTNGLLLPQKLQRLKDVDLTTLTITINAIDPDIGAQIYSFVNFGGKVLRGKEAFEVLSKNQLEGLSGAVEAGFIVKVNSVYIPGVNSKHLTAVAEEVKKRGAYVMNIMPLIPQAKFADVPAPSMQELKSARDACEGTLFQFRNCMQCRADAVGVPGDSCGSPCSKLDSYKKVEVN; encoded by the coding sequence ATGCAAAACAGTGTAATTGCGCAGTTAGAATACGAGAGACGTCAAAAAAGCCGTGCACAAAAAGTGAAGGAGCACCCGTGTTATGGGGAGGGGGCGCATTTCAAGTTCGGCAGGGTTCATCTCCCTGTCGTAGCAGGCTGCAACATAGGCTGCAACTATTGTGTACGCAAATTCGACTGTGTCAACGAAAGTAAACCAGGCATAACCAGCAAAATCATCACGCCCCAGCAAGCAATAGAGCGGGTTCGATGCGCCATCAAGGCGGAGCCGCGGATTCGCGTGGTGGGAATTGCAGGACCAGGAGAACCTTTGAGCAGCGAGGCAACTTTTGAGACTTTGGCGCTTGTACAAAAAGAGTTCCCCCACCTAAAACGTTGCCTTTCAACCAACGGCTTACTACTACCTCAAAAACTCCAGCGCCTAAAAGACGTCGACTTAACCACGCTCACCATAACCATCAACGCCATAGACCCAGACATAGGCGCTCAAATCTACTCGTTTGTAAACTTTGGCGGCAAGGTGCTGCGCGGAAAAGAAGCCTTTGAGGTTTTGAGCAAGAACCAGCTGGAAGGGCTTAGCGGCGCCGTTGAGGCAGGCTTTATCGTCAAAGTCAACTCGGTCTACATTCCCGGCGTGAACTCTAAGCATTTGACTGCGGTGGCAGAGGAAGTCAAGAAGCGAGGCGCGTACGTGATGAATATTATGCCTTTGATTCCACAGGCAAAATTTGCAGATGTGCCCGCGCCGTCTATGCAGGAGCTAAAGAGTGCTCGTGATGCGTGTGAGGGGACGCTGTTTCAGTTCCGCAACTGCATGCAATGCCGAGCAGACGCTGTGGGCGTACCAGGCGATTCCTGCGGGTCACCTTGCAGTAAACTGGATAGTTACAAAAAAGTTGAGGTGAACTAG
- the nifH gene encoding nitrogenase iron protein, giving the protein MRQIAIYGKGGIGKSTTTQNTVSALAEMGKKIMLLGCDPKADCTRLLLNGKRQPTVLDVLRDGGGEVSPELICASGFGDVVCVESGGPEPGVGCGGRGIITSIQTLHDLGLYKDDLDFVFYDVLGDVVCGGFAMPIREGYAQEIYIVVSGEYMALYAANNICKGIKKFAEQGHTRLGGIICNSRKVENEEALVAEFARRINSRLIQFIPRDNLVQKAEINRKTVIDFDPKSGQADVYRSLAKRIVDNDKFTIPTPITLDELEGLMREFGIVD; this is encoded by the coding sequence ATGCGACAAATCGCAATTTACGGAAAAGGTGGAATAGGAAAAAGCACAACAACCCAAAACACCGTCTCCGCGTTAGCTGAAATGGGTAAAAAAATCATGCTTCTAGGCTGTGATCCAAAAGCCGACTGTACAAGATTACTTCTTAACGGTAAGCGGCAACCTACGGTGCTTGATGTTTTGCGTGACGGCGGCGGCGAAGTCTCCCCAGAGTTAATTTGCGCGAGTGGTTTTGGCGATGTGGTGTGTGTTGAATCTGGTGGTCCTGAACCTGGTGTAGGCTGTGGAGGCAGGGGCATTATCACGTCCATTCAGACATTGCATGACTTGGGTTTGTACAAAGACGACTTGGACTTCGTGTTCTATGACGTGCTAGGCGATGTGGTCTGTGGAGGCTTTGCCATGCCAATTCGTGAGGGCTATGCACAAGAAATCTACATAGTCGTCTCAGGCGAGTACATGGCACTGTATGCAGCCAACAACATCTGCAAAGGCATCAAAAAATTCGCCGAACAAGGACACACACGATTAGGCGGCATCATCTGCAACTCACGCAAAGTCGAAAACGAAGAAGCCCTAGTCGCCGAGTTCGCCCGCCGCATAAACAGCCGCCTCATACAATTCATCCCACGCGACAACCTCGTGCAAAAAGCCGAGATTAATCGAAAAACCGTCATAGACTTTGACCCCAAATCAGGCCAAGCCGATGTCTACCGAAGCTTAGCAAAACGCATCGTAGACAACGACAAATTCACCATACCAACGCCGATTACGCTAGATGAACTGGAAGGTTTGATGCGGGAGTTCGGCATCGTGGATTAA
- a CDS encoding DUF1638 domain-containing protein has product MVSCSVLQAELEQLVLQGDLDVDLVFVEKYFHVDFGLLEKNLRQALTKIRERCGGRMVLVYGDLCLGGDSEMKRLADEFGVVKVDARNCADALLGGKGKVLEVDPNQEVLFLYPGMTDFFLQFKDKLQQEMGKETFGQMFSGLKGIVLLDTLGQAKKNLADAEKLETGLEVLENRSIGLEPLKALLLETLTQKK; this is encoded by the coding sequence GTGGTTTCTTGTAGTGTGTTGCAGGCGGAGTTGGAGCAGTTGGTTTTGCAGGGTGATTTGGATGTGGATTTGGTTTTTGTTGAGAAGTATTTCCATGTGGATTTTGGTTTGCTGGAAAAGAATCTACGGCAAGCTTTGACGAAGATTCGGGAACGCTGCGGGGGGCGGATGGTTCTGGTTTATGGGGATTTGTGTCTTGGAGGCGACAGCGAGATGAAAAGGCTTGCGGATGAGTTTGGCGTGGTTAAGGTGGATGCCCGCAACTGTGCAGATGCTCTGTTAGGCGGCAAAGGCAAAGTCTTAGAAGTTGACCCCAACCAAGAAGTCTTGTTTTTGTATCCAGGCATGACTGACTTCTTTTTGCAGTTCAAAGACAAGCTTCAACAGGAAATGGGCAAGGAGACGTTTGGGCAAATGTTTTCGGGTCTTAAGGGGATTGTGCTTTTGGACACTTTGGGGCAGGCAAAGAAGAATCTGGCGGATGCAGAGAAGCTTGAGACGGGACTTGAGGTTTTGGAAAACCGAAGCATCGGGCTAGAACCGCTAAAGGCGTTGCTCTTGGAGACTTTGACCCAGAAAAAATAG
- a CDS encoding UbiA family prenyltransferase: protein MQTIKAYVDLMRLHFFFVWPTLFSAGLFLAFQHYAGFSWFLVLKAVLIGFIGFEAGLILNDIVDSSIDRKEVEADKLTKYWRVFGRRPISEGMISKQNAVVLFFVLVALTTALIFTLPLPNAFYVVGIMVFCYSLEVFYQIRKRSQRFPLAQLLGRIDFTLFPVAGYLCLGSFDLPVLLFAVFFYPLAQAHLGVNDLIDTANDQAKDMQTIPVMYGTKNAVYWILGFSIAHAAAAIAFLSVLGWVALAGFTIGLTLIAAGNYLILKTKNAAIALKALPLFHLALLSYSISIILQYFL from the coding sequence ATGCAGACAATAAAAGCGTATGTTGATCTTATGCGGCTGCATTTCTTTTTTGTTTGGCCGACTCTTTTTAGTGCGGGGCTGTTTCTTGCTTTCCAGCATTACGCGGGGTTTTCGTGGTTTTTGGTTCTCAAGGCCGTGCTTATCGGGTTTATCGGTTTTGAAGCAGGCTTAATCTTGAATGATATTGTGGACAGCAGCATCGACCGCAAAGAAGTTGAAGCTGACAAACTAACTAAGTACTGGAGGGTCTTTGGGCGGCGCCCCATCTCCGAAGGCATGATTTCAAAACAAAACGCAGTTGTGCTCTTCTTTGTGCTAGTTGCCCTAACCACCGCCCTAATCTTCACCCTGCCTCTGCCTAACGCGTTTTACGTCGTGGGTATCATGGTCTTCTGTTACAGCTTGGAAGTCTTTTATCAAATCAGAAAACGCAGCCAACGCTTCCCCTTAGCCCAACTGCTGGGGCGCATAGACTTCACGCTTTTCCCCGTTGCAGGATACCTGTGTCTTGGAAGCTTTGATTTGCCAGTTTTGCTTTTCGCCGTGTTCTTCTACCCGCTGGCTCAGGCTCATCTGGGCGTAAACGACCTAATCGACACCGCCAACGACCAAGCCAAAGACATGCAAACAATACCTGTCATGTACGGCACCAAAAACGCGGTGTACTGGATACTGGGCTTTAGCATCGCCCACGCCGCAGCTGCTATAGCGTTCTTAAGCGTCTTGGGGTGGGTCGCACTCGCAGGCTTCACAATAGGCTTAACGCTCATCGCTGCAGGTAACTACCTCATACTCAAAACAAAAAACGCCGCCATCGCCCTCAAAGCCCTCCCCCTATTCCACCTCGCCCTACTTAGCTACTCCATATCCATCATACTCCAATACTTCCTATAA
- a CDS encoding prenyltransferase translates to MKTPDILRVVRLHIVAGGVLAFSLGALLALAGGGRFELWHFVLGYVVVFLGDLSSHYSNDYFDVDVDRYVEQKKFFSGSNILVTHHSLRPAARLISLGLLLSSNVLAAGLVLFLGFPVLFLLVILTASLVGWFYSAPPLRLISKGLGEAAVAWVTGFAIPGLGYLSLRGQLDPLFIYFAVPFMLYGFMLSLSLQAPDAAVDQKTNKKTLIVRKGTQTSFTLILAATTTATCAFILYSYQLPSLGVNFAASALFSLAPLTAALIGFAGILQNRNAHLFSSLNVASLFIFNALLIAYLITTI, encoded by the coding sequence ATGAAGACCCCCGACATTTTGCGTGTAGTTCGTCTTCATATTGTGGCGGGTGGTGTTTTGGCGTTTAGTTTGGGGGCGCTGTTGGCGTTGGCTGGGGGCGGGCGTTTTGAGTTGTGGCATTTTGTGTTGGGGTATGTGGTGGTGTTTTTGGGGGATTTGTCGTCGCATTACAGCAATGACTACTTTGACGTAGACGTAGACCGATATGTTGAGCAAAAGAAGTTTTTTTCAGGAAGCAACATACTCGTAACTCACCATAGTCTGCGACCTGCGGCGCGGCTTATTTCGCTTGGGCTGCTGCTATCTTCAAATGTGTTGGCGGCGGGGCTGGTTTTGTTTTTGGGTTTTCCCGTCTTGTTTTTGCTTGTCATCTTAACTGCGAGCCTTGTGGGCTGGTTTTACTCTGCGCCTCCTCTGCGGCTCATCTCGAAAGGCTTGGGCGAAGCTGCAGTCGCGTGGGTAACAGGCTTTGCAATCCCAGGCTTGGGCTACCTGTCATTGCGCGGGCAACTCGACCCCTTATTCATCTACTTCGCAGTGCCGTTTATGCTGTACGGCTTCATGCTCAGCCTAAGCCTCCAAGCCCCAGACGCCGCTGTCGACCAAAAAACCAACAAAAAAACCCTCATCGTCCGCAAAGGCACCCAAACCAGCTTCACCCTCATTTTAGCCGCCACCACAACCGCAACCTGCGCTTTTATTCTCTACAGCTACCAGTTACCCAGTTTAGGAGTTAATTTTGCTGCATCTGCCCTGTTCTCTTTGGCACCCTTAACAGCGGCGCTCATCGGATTTGCAGGCATTTTACAAAACAGGAACGCGCATCTTTTCAGCAGCCTAAACGTTGCCTCCCTCTTCATATTCAACGCACTCCTGATAGCTTACCTGATAACAACAATCTAA
- a CDS encoding transcriptional repressor, which yields MRASLFKNYYYLIISMQNRFGKHDAIIQALRNKGYKATPQRIAICQTALNSTQHPNAQKVYHEVKKLHPTLSLATVYKTLQILTEIGLIQELNFPQEQARFDPHLKPHINLVCLQCGNIQDIDDPTIKELVTKTAKKANFTPTQQRIDIYGTCKKCQHKTKQPKQSS from the coding sequence ATGAGGGCAAGTTTATTTAAGAATTATTATTACCTAATAATCTCTATGCAAAACCGCTTTGGAAAGCATGACGCGATTATTCAGGCGCTTCGCAACAAAGGCTACAAAGCCACGCCCCAACGCATAGCCATCTGCCAAACCGCCCTCAACAGCACCCAACACCCCAACGCACAAAAAGTCTACCACGAAGTCAAAAAACTCCACCCCACCCTCAGCCTAGCAACCGTCTACAAAACCCTACAAATCCTAACCGAAATCGGCTTAATCCAAGAACTCAACTTCCCCCAAGAACAAGCAAGATTCGACCCCCACCTCAAACCCCACATAAACCTAGTCTGCCTACAATGTGGAAACATACAAGACATCGACGACCCTACCATAAAAGAACTCGTAACAAAAACAGCCAAAAAAGCCAACTTCACCCCCACCCAACAACGCATAGACATCTACGGCACCTGCAAAAAATGCCAACACAAAACCAAACAACCCAAACAGAGCTCATAA
- a CDS encoding catalase: protein MKKVLTTNNGVAVPDDQNSVTAGNNGPVLMQDVHLLEKLAHFNRERIPERVVHAKGAGAGGYFEVTKDVTKYTKAKFLNEVGKKTEVLARFSTVGGEKGSADAERDPRGFAVKFYTEEGNFDFVGNNTPVFFIRDPLKFPDFIHTQKRNPNTNLKDADMFWDFLSLTPESLHQVTILFSDRGTPRSFRNMNGYSSHTYKWYNDQGEVFWVKYHFKTDQGIQNLTRQEAEKIKGSDPDHATRDLHNAIKNGEFPSWTLQMQIMPAKDAETYRFDPFDVTKVWPHADYPPMDIGRLVLNRNPTNYYAEVEQAAFSPANFVPGIAVSPDKMLQGRMFAYHDAHRYRLGPNYLLLPVNRPKGVKATNYQRDGYMRVDENGEDKPNYYPNSFNGPAPDPDAAEPPFEVSGKAQRQPYTHPNSDFVQPGNLYRKVMTDTDRDHLIGNIVTHLCNANKDIQIRQARIFAKADPEYGQRVADGLGIKI from the coding sequence ATGAAAAAAGTTTTAACCACAAACAACGGCGTCGCAGTTCCTGATGACCAAAACTCCGTAACCGCAGGCAACAACGGACCTGTCCTTATGCAGGATGTCCATTTACTTGAAAAGCTTGCTCATTTTAACCGTGAACGCATACCCGAACGCGTAGTCCACGCCAAAGGCGCAGGAGCAGGCGGCTACTTCGAAGTAACCAAAGACGTAACCAAATACACCAAAGCCAAATTCCTCAACGAGGTCGGCAAAAAAACCGAAGTCCTCGCAAGGTTCTCCACCGTAGGAGGCGAAAAAGGCAGCGCAGACGCCGAACGCGACCCCCGAGGCTTCGCAGTCAAATTCTACACCGAAGAAGGCAACTTTGACTTCGTAGGAAACAACACCCCCGTCTTCTTCATCCGCGACCCCCTCAAATTCCCCGACTTCATCCACACTCAAAAACGCAATCCCAACACCAACCTCAAAGACGCAGACATGTTCTGGGATTTCCTCTCCCTCACACCCGAGTCTCTACACCAAGTAACCATCCTGTTCTCAGACAGAGGCACTCCACGCAGTTTTCGCAACATGAACGGCTACAGCAGCCACACCTACAAATGGTACAACGACCAAGGCGAAGTCTTCTGGGTCAAATACCACTTCAAAACCGACCAAGGCATCCAAAACCTTACCCGCCAAGAAGCCGAAAAAATCAAAGGCTCCGACCCCGACCACGCCACCCGCGACCTGCACAACGCCATCAAAAACGGCGAGTTCCCCTCATGGACCCTGCAAATGCAAATCATGCCCGCCAAAGACGCAGAAACCTACCGTTTTGACCCCTTTGACGTAACCAAAGTCTGGCCCCACGCAGATTACCCCCCAATGGACATCGGCAGGCTGGTGCTTAACCGCAACCCCACCAACTATTACGCCGAAGTTGAACAAGCCGCGTTCTCCCCAGCCAACTTTGTCCCAGGCATAGCCGTTTCCCCAGATAAAATGCTCCAAGGACGCATGTTCGCCTACCACGACGCCCACCGCTACCGCCTAGGACCCAACTACCTCTTACTGCCCGTGAACAGACCCAAAGGCGTCAAAGCAACCAATTACCAACGCGACGGCTACATGCGCGTAGACGAAAACGGCGAAGACAAACCCAACTATTACCCCAACAGCTTCAATGGTCCAGCCCCAGACCCAGACGCCGCAGAACCACCCTTTGAGGTTTCAGGAAAAGCCCAACGCCAACCCTACACCCACCCCAACAGCGACTTCGTCCAACCCGGCAACCTATACCGCAAAGTCATGACCGACACCGACCGCGACCACCTCATCGGAAACATCGTCACCCACCTGTGCAACGCAAACAAAGACATACAAATCCGACAAGCAAGAATCTTCGCAAAAGCCGACCCTGAATACGGACAACGCGTCGCCGACGGCTTAGGCATAAAAATCTAA
- a CDS encoding PH domain-containing protein gives MFELTMAAQDEVYLPSHSSKSRYYGLVFMAVLAVPIGVLLFLFLDAPQVFTVVLSAVLLGVLALLGYFTFSSGSMRYELSEREFAVSLGLFKKRVPYSQVAGVEVVDLSLSLRLFGASLPGFHWGLFTTSIGKAHVYATKINGAFVVLTLCDGEKLVISPAQDAAFVEAINRKVAPQMPQTSKQTAQQERLAKRFMYAQIAAVSLTYVAFVVYFAAVYVGLPEIVPMHFGFDGVANRWAHKSELFILLGVSAIFPTFNAVLTLKFGKHEKGLMLLLGAIFTAVNLLFIFVLNSIAAAA, from the coding sequence GTGTTTGAGCTTACCATGGCAGCCCAAGACGAGGTTTATTTGCCAAGCCATTCTTCGAAGTCGCGGTATTATGGGTTAGTGTTCATGGCGGTTCTTGCGGTTCCTATTGGCGTACTGTTGTTTTTGTTTTTGGATGCTCCACAGGTTTTTACGGTGGTTCTGTCGGCGGTTTTGCTTGGCGTGCTTGCCCTGTTGGGGTACTTTACGTTTTCGTCTGGAAGCATGCGCTATGAGCTTTCGGAGCGTGAGTTCGCGGTTAGTTTGGGGCTGTTCAAGAAGCGCGTGCCATACAGTCAAGTAGCTGGAGTGGAGGTTGTGGATTTGAGTTTGAGTTTGCGTTTGTTTGGGGCGAGTTTGCCGGGTTTTCATTGGGGCTTGTTTACGACCAGCATCGGCAAAGCTCATGTGTACGCAACCAAAATCAATGGCGCCTTCGTGGTGCTTACGCTGTGTGACGGCGAAAAACTCGTCATATCCCCCGCACAGGACGCCGCATTTGTTGAAGCCATAAACCGCAAAGTTGCCCCACAAATGCCCCAAACCAGCAAGCAAACAGCTCAGCAGGAACGTTTAGCCAAACGGTTCATGTACGCACAAATCGCGGCGGTCTCCCTAACCTACGTCGCCTTCGTAGTTTACTTCGCGGCAGTTTATGTGGGGCTTCCAGAGATTGTGCCTATGCATTTTGGATTCGACGGCGTTGCGAATCGTTGGGCACACAAATCCGAACTGTTCATACTATTAGGCGTCTCCGCCATATTTCCCACATTCAACGCGGTGCTGACGTTAAAGTTTGGGAAGCACGAGAAAGGCCTGATGCTGCTTTTAGGCGCCATATTCACAGCTGTTAACCTCCTGTTCATTTTTGTTCTTAACAGTATAGCTGCCGCAGCCTAG
- a CDS encoding OsmC family protein: protein MSSAKKMVVNWKGQYRLEGVNEKGLSVRFDAPKEHGGEESALSPMENVLASLAACSSFHVLTILKKKRQTVTDYTVEATAQRREDPPPRVFTQIHLKYIITGENIDPHAVETAIKLSEEKYCSVGGMLQKALPITSSYEIKPQQPQ from the coding sequence ATGTCTTCTGCTAAGAAAATGGTTGTTAACTGGAAGGGTCAGTACCGCCTTGAGGGTGTGAACGAGAAGGGTTTGTCGGTGCGTTTTGATGCTCCTAAAGAGCACGGCGGCGAAGAATCCGCTTTGTCTCCCATGGAAAACGTCTTGGCTAGTTTAGCTGCATGCAGCAGTTTCCATGTCCTGACAATCCTTAAAAAGAAACGGCAAACCGTCACAGACTACACCGTAGAAGCCACCGCACAGCGCCGCGAAGACCCCCCACCACGCGTCTTCACCCAAATCCACCTCAAATACATCATCACAGGAGAAAACATCGACCCCCACGCCGTAGAAACCGCCATCAAACTCTCCGAAGAAAAATACTGCTCCGTAGGCGGCATGCTCCAAAAAGCCCTCCCCATAACCTCCAGCTACGAAATCAAACCCCAACAACCACAATAA